The DNA window TGCGCCAACGGTGGCGGGTACTATCACTATTCCTACTCCGTCGTGCGCGGCTGTGACCGGATTGTACCGGTGGATGTCTATGTGCCGGGCTGCCCGCCAACGGCTGAGGCGCTGCTCTACGGCATCCTGCAACTACAGCGCAAAATCCGCCGCACCGGGACAATTGTGCGATGACAGATGCGCTCGTCCGCCGCTGGGAAGCCGTCATCGCGCGCGATGATGTTGACCCGTGGCTGAGCACTTTCAGGAACCGCGTTTACCCGGCAATGCGCGCGGTCGAGGGCTTTCGGGGCATCACCGTGCACACAGAGCGTGGGTCAGACCCCTGCCGGATCGCGGTGGTGACGCGATGGAAAGACATTGCAGCCGTGAAGCGGATTGCGGGCGATGTCCCGGAGAAAACCTTTCTGCCGGACTTTATGGTGCCTTTCTTTCCCGCATGGGACAAAGAGGCGAGCTTTCATGACGAGGTACTGTCGGAGATGATGCCATGAGCGAAGCACTCAAAGAACTCGGCACCTATATCGAGGCGCGGCGCACGGACTGTGTGCTGGCCTGGGATGTGACCCATGGTGAGCTGAACCTCGATGTAACGCCGTCGAATATCACCGGTCTGGTGGAGTTTCTGAAA is part of the Roseobacter ponti genome and encodes:
- a CDS encoding antibiotic biosynthesis monooxygenase produces the protein MTDALVRRWEAVIARDDVDPWLSTFRNRVYPAMRAVEGFRGITVHTERGSDPCRIAVVTRWKDIAAVKRIAGDVPEKTFLPDFMVPFFPAWDKEASFHDEVLSEMMP